One Halorarum halophilum DNA window includes the following coding sequences:
- a CDS encoding ATP-binding protein — protein sequence MTGTPSEDKGVTKEELQQELRRARSQIRTLESELTETNEGMVALTLELEHAKERYQTIFEESTDGILLIDPDQNSIHEANPQACDLLGYDHDTLVTLSPAEIFPDETNRTDTFAEVVVQGWADGFTCRTKNGRKTDVDISASIITLDDRSLLLASLRDITERKRREQRLQVLSRIFRHNLRNDGNVIQGHADILCDSLSDQNLEASALQIRDTIDEILQLSSKVRRVQDILDRNRVHRSPLSELLTSHYEWVAQTHPTATLTIDLPEQDLFVGRRLSVAIAEAVENAAKHAESEPTIEITGEVDGDSERIWIEIRDDGPGIPEQELQVMQSGSETPLTHGSGIGLWLIYWVIDSLGGEVTVQSDTSGGTLITMIVPLETEQTDSEHDNRPSTPTTND from the coding sequence ATGACTGGAACGCCCTCGGAAGACAAGGGGGTGACAAAGGAAGAGCTTCAGCAGGAACTCCGACGAGCACGGTCACAGATCCGGACCCTAGAGTCGGAACTGACGGAGACAAACGAAGGGATGGTTGCCCTGACGCTCGAACTTGAGCACGCAAAAGAACGGTACCAGACGATCTTTGAGGAGAGCACCGACGGTATCCTCTTGATCGACCCGGACCAGAATTCAATTCATGAGGCCAATCCGCAGGCATGTGACCTCCTCGGCTACGACCATGATACACTCGTGACCCTCTCGCCGGCGGAGATCTTCCCCGACGAGACCAACCGAACAGACACGTTTGCAGAAGTCGTCGTCCAAGGCTGGGCCGATGGATTCACCTGCCGGACGAAAAACGGCCGAAAAACGGATGTCGACATCTCGGCCTCTATCATCACACTGGACGACCGGTCGCTTCTGCTGGCGTCGTTACGTGACATCACGGAGCGTAAACGGCGCGAACAACGCCTCCAAGTTCTCTCGCGGATTTTCCGCCACAACCTCCGCAATGACGGTAACGTCATCCAGGGTCATGCGGACATCCTTTGCGACTCACTCTCTGATCAAAATTTGGAAGCAAGTGCGCTCCAGATCCGTGATACGATTGATGAGATATTGCAGCTGAGTAGTAAGGTTCGACGCGTTCAAGATATTCTCGATCGGAACCGTGTTCATCGGAGTCCCCTCAGCGAACTACTTACGTCTCACTACGAGTGGGTCGCGCAAACGCATCCGACGGCCACGCTGACGATTGATTTGCCCGAGCAGGATCTGTTCGTCGGTCGTCGGCTTAGCGTGGCCATTGCAGAAGCGGTCGAGAACGCGGCGAAACATGCGGAGTCGGAGCCAACTATCGAGATTACCGGGGAGGTTGACGGTGACTCTGAACGGATTTGGATCGAAATCAGGGATGACGGCCCCGGCATCCCCGAACAGGAACTCCAAGTTATGCAGAGTGGGAGCGAAACACCACTTACTCATGGAAGTGGGATTGGACTCTGGTTAATCTACTGGGTAATCGATAGTCTCGGGGGTGAGGTAACAGTTCAGAGCGATACGTCCGGCGGTACTCTCATTACAATGATCGTCCCCTTAGAGACAGAACAGACGGACTCAGAACACGATAACCGCCCCTCCACACCCACAACAAATGACTAG
- a CDS encoding STAS domain-containing protein, protein MADTNPPYARLVENAPIGVFQVIVDTEHLDEVSRDREHLYVNETLANILSFDSRDHFHSEVDSIEYEDPRDRETLQAQVQETGDVESFETTLVDNDGEPVDVLISGTLQEEEFTGYVTDISERKQLERKAQKQAEAILEQSMPIVQIWEGITLATVVGTLDTNRAQQLTEELLTELTETQSAVALVDITGVPNVDTATAQHLIDTVKAVSLLGSEVIITGINPDIAQTLVQLGITMDEIQTKSSLSKGLERGLHIIQDDVQTTGDS, encoded by the coding sequence ATGGCGGATACTAACCCCCCCTACGCACGACTAGTTGAAAATGCTCCAATTGGCGTCTTTCAGGTGATCGTCGACACTGAACACCTCGACGAGGTTTCTCGTGATCGAGAGCATTTGTACGTCAACGAGACCCTCGCGAATATCCTCTCGTTCGACTCTCGTGATCACTTCCACTCGGAGGTGGACTCCATAGAGTATGAGGACCCTCGTGACAGGGAAACATTGCAAGCGCAGGTACAAGAGACGGGTGACGTGGAATCCTTCGAGACGACGCTCGTCGATAACGACGGTGAACCGGTAGATGTGCTTATCTCAGGGACACTTCAGGAGGAGGAATTTACGGGATACGTCACCGACATCTCCGAACGAAAGCAGCTCGAGCGGAAAGCCCAGAAACAGGCCGAGGCAATCCTCGAACAGTCGATGCCGATCGTCCAAATCTGGGAAGGAATTACCCTCGCCACCGTAGTGGGAACCCTAGACACTAACCGGGCCCAACAGCTCACGGAAGAGTTGCTCACTGAACTTACGGAAACACAGTCTGCTGTCGCATTGGTCGATATCACCGGCGTTCCGAACGTGGATACAGCAACAGCTCAGCACCTAATCGACACCGTCAAAGCAGTGTCGCTCCTGGGAAGCGAAGTCATCATCACAGGTATCAACCCGGACATCGCACAGACGTTGGTCCAGTTAGGAATTACCATGGACGAGATTCAAACCAAGTCGTCATTGAGTAAAGGGTTAGAGCGTGGATTACACATTATTCAGGACGACGTCCAGACGACTGGAGACTCCTAG
- a CDS encoding anti-sigma regulatory factor, protein MTTEEGTLTISTETDIVTARTTIREVATDVGFGLTDTTRIVTAVSELARNVYLYADSGTMHWRTETNRSRQLLEIVFDDDGPGIADVERALEEGYSTANGMGHGLSGTQKLMDEFEIETSSETGTTVTVHKYLS, encoded by the coding sequence ATGACGACCGAGGAGGGAACACTCACCATCAGCACCGAGACTGACATCGTCACTGCGCGGACGACGATTCGCGAGGTTGCCACCGACGTTGGATTCGGGCTAACTGACACCACTAGAATCGTGACAGCAGTATCCGAACTCGCACGGAATGTCTATCTCTATGCTGATTCCGGGACGATGCACTGGCGGACAGAAACCAACCGTAGTCGACAATTACTTGAAATAGTTTTCGACGATGACGGCCCTGGTATCGCAGATGTCGAACGAGCACTTGAAGAGGGATATTCGACTGCAAACGGCATGGGGCACGGACTCTCCGGGACGCAGAAATTGATGGATGAGTTCGAGATAGAAACGAGTTCGGAGACCGGAACGACCGTGACAGTCCACAAGTACTTGTCATGA
- a CDS encoding ATP-binding protein: MTLQDEETIAVGGEADIILAGSRTKALLSKLKFENSAIEEIVLVVHELASNIVKHANEGTITLIPQNLDERTGIEIRASDSGPGIDDVDKAVVDGYSTADSLGGGLGAVHRLMDDVVINSREEQNTGVQIVATWWNRATSPDQSTPPLEVGAATRAMPGHELNGDAFLIEHETTQTLVGVIDGLGHGQLAHQASRTAKQYVRAHSTQSLADLFAGVEQACHKSRGVVMLLARFDWDTDQVTLGSVGNISIRVCNSSTTPYLVPKRGVLGGNAPMPTIQEWNWDPASVIVVHSDGLRSDWQCEEFEFGDDCSVTDTAAELLQSLSTQDDDATVLVVSRADR, from the coding sequence ATGACGCTGCAAGACGAAGAGACGATTGCGGTCGGCGGGGAAGCTGACATCATCCTCGCTGGGAGTCGGACAAAAGCCCTACTCTCGAAGCTTAAATTCGAGAACTCCGCCATCGAGGAGATCGTGCTTGTGGTCCACGAACTGGCCTCCAATATCGTCAAACATGCGAATGAGGGCACAATCACCCTCATCCCCCAAAATTTAGATGAGCGGACCGGGATCGAGATCCGTGCATCTGATTCGGGGCCCGGAATCGACGATGTGGACAAAGCAGTCGTTGACGGCTATTCGACAGCCGACAGTCTTGGAGGTGGGCTAGGCGCAGTCCATCGGCTGATGGATGACGTCGTCATCAACTCAAGGGAAGAGCAAAATACTGGAGTCCAGATCGTGGCGACGTGGTGGAATAGGGCGACTTCGCCCGATCAATCCACTCCTCCACTCGAAGTCGGTGCAGCGACTCGTGCCATGCCAGGGCACGAACTGAACGGTGACGCCTTCCTCATCGAGCATGAAACGACCCAAACACTGGTCGGGGTAATCGATGGCCTCGGCCACGGACAGTTAGCGCATCAGGCCTCACGTACGGCAAAACAATACGTTCGGGCGCATTCTACCCAATCATTGGCCGACTTATTCGCCGGTGTCGAGCAGGCCTGTCACAAGTCGCGCGGCGTCGTGATGCTGCTCGCTCGTTTCGATTGGGATACCGATCAGGTCACGCTCGGGAGCGTCGGTAACATTTCTATCCGCGTCTGCAATTCATCAACTACCCCGTATCTCGTACCCAAGCGTGGTGTCCTCGGTGGCAACGCGCCAATGCCCACAATCCAAGAATGGAACTGGGACCCAGCATCCGTTATAGTAGTGCATTCAGATGGGCTCAGATCGGATTGGCAATGTGAGGAATTCGAATTCGGTGACGATTGCTCGGTGACCGACACCGCAGCAGAATTACTCCAGTCGCTCTCGACTCAGGACGATGACGCAACAGTGCTTGTTGTCTCGAGGGCCGATCGATGA
- a CDS encoding response regulator: protein MTSNDRSATVLIVEDEQSIADLYALSIVSNCTVLTAYDGTEALNKMNPKVDVVLLDRRMPGLSGEDVLQSIREEGYNCRVAMVTAVTPDVDILEMEIDDYLTKPVDRSELNETVSQLFSLNAYDELFQEYYQHFSKKAALEAERPIIDIEEDEEYTRLTNRLTELETKLEAKQKTASGSGFCNLLDRRRSRADGD, encoded by the coding sequence ATGACTAGCAACGACAGGTCCGCGACAGTCCTCATAGTTGAGGATGAGCAGTCAATCGCCGATTTGTACGCACTCTCCATCGTCTCCAACTGCACAGTTCTCACAGCATACGACGGAACAGAGGCACTGAACAAGATGAATCCAAAAGTTGATGTTGTACTCCTTGATCGACGGATGCCTGGCCTTTCAGGTGAAGATGTACTTCAGTCCATCCGAGAGGAAGGATACAACTGTCGCGTTGCGATGGTAACAGCCGTCACCCCCGATGTGGATATCCTTGAGATGGAGATCGATGACTATCTTACGAAACCCGTCGATAGGTCGGAGTTGAACGAAACTGTCAGTCAACTATTTTCACTGAACGCCTACGATGAGCTCTTCCAGGAGTATTACCAACACTTCTCGAAGAAGGCGGCTTTGGAGGCGGAAAGACCAATCATCGATATCGAAGAGGATGAGGAGTACACTCGACTCACGAACCGACTAACCGAGCTCGAGACCAAGCTCGAAGCAAAACAGAAGACAGCCTCAGGGTCGGGGTTCTGTAATCTTCTCGACCGGCGCCGGTCACGCGCCGATGGCGACTGA
- a CDS encoding STAS domain-containing protein has product MNDDTHLSLMRVGENMIASLPPHPSDSTIDELQERVLTRLNQTDAERINGVILDVESVQTVDSFFARTIVETAKMVELMGVRPVLVGISPPIAITATELGFDLGNIDTALNTDTALDMLSDDIQ; this is encoded by the coding sequence ATGAACGATGATACACATCTCTCCCTTATGCGGGTTGGAGAGAATATGATTGCTTCGCTCCCACCTCATCCGTCAGATAGTACGATTGATGAGCTCCAAGAGCGTGTCCTCACCCGTCTCAACCAAACGGACGCTGAGCGGATTAACGGGGTCATCCTCGATGTCGAATCCGTTCAAACGGTCGATTCATTCTTTGCTCGGACGATTGTCGAGACTGCGAAAATGGTTGAACTGATGGGCGTCAGGCCGGTCCTTGTCGGCATCAGTCCGCCAATCGCCATCACGGCGACTGAACTTGGGTTTGACCTCGGGAATATTGACACGGCGCTCAACACGGATACCGCATTAGACATGCTCAGCGATGACATCCAGTGA
- a CDS encoding DUF5305 family protein, which translates to MTSFPGVARAKLFISEYGPVLAVCLAIIGVITIGWAGWIYTHPPTTTVTDNTNKQTIQSTLQTSAVVTGDSALYRQGDRVENQPVYFLSATPDVVLTVQTNVPDEQTVQVDQRIELVMQASHSGEIFWNRSRVLEQEVSTTSDGTVTTMTELNITQLRSQIAPVQAEIGSAGSLTILVSVTASYETNHYSGTLNDQTPLRLSERTYTIDQLTLETIESTPKTREIVVPSRDASAYTLLAGIGVSALLGAGTIAGLYRRREQWGAVRDQLHQNRYAEWISEGRLSAEHGDHHVPVESLENLVDIGIDQSKRVIYDSEREVYAVLDGTFVYHYGGESIWNRNEEE; encoded by the coding sequence ATGACCAGCTTTCCTGGAGTTGCACGGGCGAAGCTCTTCATTTCCGAGTACGGTCCTGTACTCGCGGTCTGTCTCGCCATTATTGGTGTCATCACCATTGGGTGGGCAGGTTGGATATACACACATCCGCCGACAACTACCGTCACAGACAACACGAACAAGCAAACCATTCAATCTACCCTCCAGACGAGCGCCGTCGTCACCGGGGATAGCGCCCTCTATCGACAGGGTGATCGGGTAGAAAACCAGCCCGTGTATTTCCTGAGTGCGACTCCGGACGTTGTACTCACTGTACAGACGAATGTCCCCGATGAGCAGACGGTTCAGGTAGACCAGCGGATCGAACTAGTGATGCAGGCCTCCCACAGTGGAGAGATTTTCTGGAACCGGTCTCGCGTTCTTGAACAAGAAGTGTCGACGACATCGGATGGGACAGTAACAACGATGACTGAGCTCAATATCACGCAACTCAGGAGCCAAATCGCGCCAGTCCAAGCGGAGATTGGCTCGGCAGGTTCACTCACAATCCTCGTCAGCGTGACGGCATCGTATGAGACGAATCACTATTCGGGAACGCTAAATGACCAAACTCCGCTTAGGCTATCCGAGCGCACATACACGATTGACCAACTTACACTCGAAACGATAGAGAGTACACCAAAGACCCGGGAAATCGTCGTGCCATCGCGAGATGCATCTGCGTATACCCTTCTCGCAGGGATTGGAGTGAGTGCTCTTCTCGGTGCGGGAACAATCGCTGGCCTCTACCGCCGCAGGGAGCAATGGGGGGCTGTCAGGGACCAGCTCCATCAGAACCGATATGCTGAGTGGATATCCGAAGGGCGGCTCTCGGCGGAACATGGTGATCACCATGTACCCGTAGAGTCCCTCGAAAATCTCGTCGATATAGGTATCGACCAGAGTAAACGTGTTATCTATGACAGCGAGAGGGAGGTATACGCTGTTCTTGATGGGACATTTGTCTATCACTATGGGGGAGAGAGCATCTGGAATAGGAACGAAGAAGAATGA